The Streptomyces pratensis genomic interval CTTTCCGGTATATGTCAAGCCTTGGTAAGGTTCTTCGCGTTGCGTCGAATTAAGCCACATGCTCCGCTGCTTGTGCGGGCCCCCGTCAATTCCTTTGAGTTTTAGCCTTGCGGCCGTACTCCCCAGGCGGGGAACTTAATGCGTTAGCTGCGGCACCGACGACGTGGAATGTCGCCAACACCTAGTTCCCAACGTTTACGGCGTGGACTACCAGGGTATCTAATCCTGTTCGCTCCCCACGCTTTCGCTCCTCAGCGTCAGTAATGGCCCAGAGATCCGCCTTCGCCACCGGTGTTCCTCCTGATATCTGCGCATTTCACCGCTACACCAGGAATTCCGATCTCCCCTACCACACTCTAGCTAGCCCGTATCGAATGCAGACTCGGGGTTAAGCCCCGAGCTTTCACATCCGACGTGACAAGCCGCCTACGAGCTCTTTACGCCCAATAATTCCGGACAACGCTTGCGCCCTACGTATTACCGCGGCTGCTGGCACGTAGTTAGCCGGCGCTTCTTCTGCAGGTACCGTCACTTTCGCTTCTTCCCTGCTGAAAGAGGTTTACAACCCGAAGGCCGTCATCCCTCACGCGGCGTCGCTGCATCAGGCTTTCGCCCATTGTGCAATATTCCCCACTGCTGCCTCCCGTAGGAGTCTGGGCCGTGTCTCAGTCCCAGTGTGGCCGGTCGCCCTCTCAGGCCGGCTACCCGTCGTCGCCTTGGTAGGCCATTACCCCACCAACAAGCTGATAGGCCGCGGGCTCATCCTTCACCGCCGGAGCTTTTAACCCCGTCCCATGAGGGACAGAGTGTTATCCGGTATTAGACCCCGTTTCCAGGGCTTGTCCCAGAGTGAAGGGCAGATTGCCCACGTGTTACTCACCCGTTCGCCACTAATCCACCCCGAAAGGCTTCATCGTTCGACTTGCATGTGTTAAGCACGCCGCCAGCGTTCGTCCTGAGCCAGGATCAAACTCTCCGTGAATGTTTTCCCGTAATCGGGATCACAACACGAGAGCGGAACAACCAGATCGGAATATGACCGGTTGTTCACAGCGTCCTCGCTGTTGTTGCCTACCCGACCCGAAGGACCAGTAGGACTTTTCAAAGGAACCACCAACCTGCATGAAGCAGGCCGGGGTATCAACATATCTGGCGTTGACTTTTGGCACGCTGTTGAGTTCTCAAGGAACGGACGCTTCCTTCGGTCCCGTTTCACCGGGGCCCTCCGGGCGCTTCCCTTCGTTCTTGCGTTTCCGACTCTATCAGACTCTTTCGTGTCCGATTCCCGGTCGAAGCGGGTTACTGCTTGTTTCGCTTTCCAGTTCTTCGCTTTCGCGTTTCCCTTTCGGCGTGGTCACTACATTAGCTGATTTCCTCTGCGACTCATAATCGAGCCGATCGGACAAATTCCGGCATGCCGAAATTGCACCCGCCAGGGGTGAATCGTAGGTAGTGGTTGGCCCTCTCACGATGCTTCGACCCGGTCCGATGGACCGCGCCAAGAACAACTGCATCCGTTCAAGCGGCTCGGACTACATTAGGGAAACGGCAGGGGTGAGTCAAGTTGCGCGGCGGCGGGGCACGTGTGCACTGTGCGGGCCGGCCTTGGGGTCGCCGTCGAGCCGGAAGCGCCGGGGCTGAATGGGAGCCGTCGCCGTCCACACCCGGGCGAGGACCGCTCCGTACCTGGTCGGGAGACGGTGGGGCGCCGTACGGGACGGACAAAGGAGGCTGCGGGCTCCGCCCCCACATCCACTTCGTTCAACGCGCGGTCGACGTCGAGGGCCGTCGTCAGATGTGCAGACCCATTGGCCGGTTCCCTGTCGTGCCGGGCCGAGAATCGACGTTTGCGGGCCATGTCTCCGCCCCGAGCCGCTCTCCCCGACCGGGAGCGCCGAGCATCGCGTCGGCGGGCCGTGCACAGGGCGCGCAGCGCCTCAGGCTCCGGCGGACGGCTTGGCTCTCGGGCTCAGCCGGTATGCCGAGACCGTCGGATCGCCGGCGAGGTAGAACCGGTGCTGCCAGTCGTGGGCCTTGCTCACGCCCACCCGGGGACCGGCCTGGATGAGCGCGGCAGGTACGGGCTCACCCTCGGACAGCACGACCGAGGTACCTGTCAGGAGATCTGCGCCGTTGTGCTCCGCCGTGATGCCGAGCGCCTGGCAGAAGTTCCCCGGACCGCGGGCGAGGCGTGGGCTCTCGACCTTCTCCCCTCGCCTCCTGCGTGCCAGGTCTTCCCCCTCGATGACCCTGCCTGCCCGGATGAGGACGGCCGAGGCGATGCCGTCAGTCCCGGTGGCGACGTTGGCGCACCAGTGGAGACCGTGGGACCGGTAGACGTACAGATGTCCTGCGGGTCCGAACATGACGGCGTTACGGGGGGTCCGGCCTCGGAAGGCGTGGGAAGCCGGGTCAGCCGTACCGGAGTACGCCTCGGTCTCCGTCACGGCGATGCTCACGGTCCCCTCGGGGGTATTGCAGGTGAGGACACTCCCGAGCAGCCTGGGGGCGACCTCTTCGGCGGAATGGGCGAGGAGACCGACGTTCACGCCGACCGCCCTGACATGCCATCGGTGACGTGGACGTACGAGTGCCCCGGCGGCCCGCACACCACGCTGTTGCGCGCTGTCCGGCCACGGAAGGCGTGGGGGCCCGGATGGATCTCACCCGCGTACGCCTCCGCCTCCGTCCGTCGCAGCCCGATGGGCCCCTCCTCGGTGCTCCGGACGAGGACGCGGCCCAGGAGATCGGGCGCCACCTCCACGACGGGCATGTCGGAGAAGTCCCGCGTGAGCGGTGTGCGGTCCAAGGCCTCATTCATGGCGTCCGAGGGTACCGGGCTCGGCGCGACGGGAACCGGCTACGGTCGTGGCGCGTATGTAGGGGTCAGGACCAAGGAGGAAAACATGGGCTTCAAGCGGCTGCTCGCGAGCATGGGTGCCGGCGGTGCTTCGGTCGAGACCGAACTGACCGAACTCAACGTCGTCCCCGGCGGGGTCGTCCAGGGCGAGGTGCGGATCCAGGGCGGATCCGTGGACCAGCAGATCGAGGCTCTCTCGGTCGGTCTGCAGGCGCGGGTCGAGGTCGAGGGCGGGGACCAGGAGACCAAGCAGGACATCGAGTTCACCAAGCAGCGCCTCGGTGGTGCCTTCGAGGTGCAGGCGGGCGCGGTGCACGTCGTGCCGTTCGGCCTGGAGATCCCCTGGGAGACGCCGATCACCATGTTCGCCGGCCAGCAGCTGCGCGGCATGAACATCGGGCTGACCACGGAGCTGGAGATCGCACGCGCCGTGGACTCGGGAGACCTGGACCCGATCAACGTGCACCCGCTGCCCGCGCAGCAGGCGATCCTGGACGCGTTCGGGCAGCTGGGCTTCGGCTTCCGCAGTGCCGACATGGAGCGGGGCCACATCCGTGGTACCCGCCAGCGTCTGCCGTTCTACCAGGAGATCGAGTTCTTCCCGCCGCAGCAGTACCGGGGGCTGAACCAGGTGGAGCTGACGTTCGTCGCGGACGACCGCGAGATGGACGTCATCCTGGAGATGGACAAGAAGCCGGGTCTCTTCAGCGAGGGCAGCGACTCCTACCGCGCGTTCAAGGTGGGTCTCAACGACTTCCAGGGCACGGACTGGGCGGCGTATCTCAATCAGTGGCTCGCCCAGGTCGGCGGCCAGCGCAACTGGCTCTGACACCGCCTAGGGTCGGTGGGAAGACATCGCAGAGCCGATCAGGAGAGGTGC includes:
- a CDS encoding DNA-3-methyladenine glycosylase codes for the protein MNVGLLAHSAEEVAPRLLGSVLTCNTPEGTVSIAVTETEAYSGTADPASHAFRGRTPRNAVMFGPAGHLYVYRSHGLHWCANVATGTDGIASAVLIRAGRVIEGEDLARRRRGEKVESPRLARGPGNFCQALGITAEHNGADLLTGTSVVLSEGEPVPAALIQAGPRVGVSKAHDWQHRFYLAGDPTVSAYRLSPRAKPSAGA
- a CDS encoding sporulation protein, translating into MGFKRLLASMGAGGASVETELTELNVVPGGVVQGEVRIQGGSVDQQIEALSVGLQARVEVEGGDQETKQDIEFTKQRLGGAFEVQAGAVHVVPFGLEIPWETPITMFAGQQLRGMNIGLTTELEIARAVDSGDLDPINVHPLPAQQAILDAFGQLGFGFRSADMERGHIRGTRQRLPFYQEIEFFPPQQYRGLNQVELTFVADDREMDVILEMDKKPGLFSEGSDSYRAFKVGLNDFQGTDWAAYLNQWLAQVGGQRNWL